CCCTCCTCTTCACGGCGGCCTTCCGGAATGACGGCTTCTCCAGCACCGATTCGCTGCGCGCGTTGATCAGCTTGGAGCCGATCTTGGCGTCCTTGGCCCAGGACGGAACCAGGCCCCACTTGGCCACCAGCAAATGCCGCTCGATGCTGCCCTCATCCAGCCGCTCGGCCACGATCGGCACAGCCTGGGTAGGCGCCACGTTCCAGCTCGGCGGCGGCGGTGTGCCCTCCACCTCCTTGGCGTCAAAGTAGGACAGGAGGTCCCCGGTGGCTCTGGACATCACGTATCTGCCGCACATGGGCCCATTCTGCCCCACGGCTAGGGAATTCTTCCGGCATCCGGTATGTTGCAGTCGCCGACAATCCATCGACAGAGAAGAGATGCACTTCCGTGGCAACTGATTACGACGAACTGCGCACCGACGTCAAGGAATCCCAGGACAGCTCACTGGAGGCCCTCCAGTCCGCAAAAGCCCCGGATGCCAAGTCCGTTGTCCAGGAACTCGACGAGGCCGACGTTTTCGACGGCCTCACACCCGGTGGCGAGTTCATCGCCGAAGAGCTCGTCGTCGAGGTCATCCCCCAGGCCAGCGATGAGTTCACCTGCTACTCCTGTTTCCTGGTCCGCCACCGCTCCCAGATGGTGCGGGAAAAGGATGGCCACGGGTACTGCGTTGAGTACGAAGGCTGAGCCGCGGTACTGGCCGGCCATAGACCGGAAGTGGTGGGATTCGCTCGAGGACTTCAGGCTCATGACCCTCGACGAATGCGAAGCGCACTTCGAGACGCTGTTCGGGGACCCCGAGCCGTACATGCGCCAGCTCATCCGCGTCTTCGTCGACGATGAGACGCTGGCCCCGAGCTACCAGCTCGGCGAGGACGGACTGCTGCATCCTGTCGTCCAGGCCCTGTTCAAGCGCGCCTTGGAACTCAGGGTCCCCCACAACTCCTTCACGCACTGGATGCTCACTCCCCTGCCGGGGAAGAACTACCCGCGCCCCGTCGCCGCACTGGAGTACCCCGAGCGGCTCATGGAGTACCTGGAGGACTACGCCCGCAACCGGCCCTGACAATCATGGGCTGAGGGCGTCCAGACGGCCCTCAGGAGCCCTGACGTGCCGCTCCCCCGGCCGCCGGGCCTGGCGGCTTTACGGGGCCGCCCAGCGCCCCCAGGGCGGCGACCAGGCTGCCCTCGGCCACGACGGAGGCACTGGCGGCGGCACGGTTTTCCGCGCCAATGGCTGCCAGCACTTCGCTGCGGGTGATCTTCACGCTGCGGGGCGCATCGATGCCGATGCGGATCTCTCCCCCGGGCCCTTCCATGACGGTGAGGACGATGTCGTCACCGATGTTGATCTGTTCGCCGAACTTCCTTGTCAAAACCAGCATGGCTTCCTGCCTTTCGTGGTGCCGGGAGGCTTAGGTTGTGGACCGTTTGGCCCTGCGGCCGTCAATCCATCCGATGGGCAGGTCAAGGTCGTGCACGGTCTCC
This genomic stretch from Pseudarthrobacter sp. BIM B-2242 harbors:
- a CDS encoding carbon storage regulator: MLVLTRKFGEQINIGDDIVLTVMEGPGGEIRIGIDAPRSVKITRSEVLAAIGAENRAAASASVVAEGSLVAALGALGGPVKPPGPAAGGAARQGS
- a CDS encoding DUF4193 domain-containing protein — translated: MATDYDELRTDVKESQDSSLEALQSAKAPDAKSVVQELDEADVFDGLTPGGEFIAEELVVEVIPQASDEFTCYSCFLVRHRSQMVREKDGHGYCVEYEG